The DNA window GGCCGCTCGTAATCAGCCATTCAAGCTGATTATTTTCAAGCTCATCTATGAAGGTATCCTTTAAGGCGCGTTTGATCACTTGAATTTTAGGATCTTCATCACCAAAAGTGCCGAGTTCAAAGCTCCGATATCCTGTTAACCAAAGGCGTTTTTTCATATCTTTATTCTACAATTGTCGTATGGTTAATTATCCAAGCGGTGTCCAGCCCAGCCGAGCAGCTGGTTCTAAAAAAAATAAAAATGTTCGCTACGGCAAGCGCGGCATGGGTCTTGAAGAGATGATCAATGAAGCGAACAGCTATTATCTCGTCAATCATTTGGCTGTGATCCATAAAAAACCAACACCGATCACGGTTGTCCACGTTGATTATCCTGATCGCAGTATGGCTAAAATTACAGAAGCTTATTACGTTCAACCCTCGACGACTGATTATAACGGAGTCGTTAATGGCCGCTACATTGATTTTGATGCCAAAGAGACTAAGAACAAAACCAACATGCCCTTGAAAAATTTTCATCAGCACCAAATCACACATTTGAAAAATGTTTTAGAAAACGGCGGCATTGGTTTTTTCATTCTCGCTTTCACCAACCTAGCTGAATACTATTTATTTCCGGCCGCTCTTTTGATAGATATTTGGGACAAATCTCAACTTGGAGGAGAAAAATCAGTGCCTTATAATTTGGTTTCTAAGCAAGGAATTCAAATAAACAGTAAAATGATACCTAGCTTGGACTATCTGCCAGCTTTGAAAAGTTTTTTTAAAATCTAAATGTCTGATAATTCTTACAATCCAAATAATTTCCAAAACGATTCTCAAGAACATGCCAACGATACAAACAGGGCCGGATCCAATTTTGACGATGCCCCCAAAAACTATCAGGACGCTAAGAAAATGTTTCCTGATACTGATGGTCGTCGTCCGATCAGTTTCGGCAGAAAACAAAATAAACATTTGAAAAATCAAGAAGCTGCGTTTAGGCCAACTGATTTTCATGTTGCTGATTTTTCACCTGCTGATGGTCATAATCAATCCTTCAAAAACCCAAAGGACGTTAGCGATTTGAAAAGAAATGGTTATAAAAAAAATAAAAAATCTTCTGGCCGACCGAAGAAAAAGGGTAGTAAATTAAAGCTACTTGCCAAAATATCAGCTTGGTCTATCACTATTTTTGCGCTTGGCTTGTTAGCGGCTATGGCAGTTTTCTTTACTTATGCAGCTGGTGCTCCTAAAATAACCGAAGCTCAACTGGCATCAGAAAATTCCATGCAGATCTTCGACTCGCAAGGATCGCTAATTTATTCCGGTTCACAGCAGGAACGTGATTATGCTGACCAAAGTGAAATACCAGAAAGCCTGATGCATGCGGTCGTTTCAATTGAAGACCGCCGTTTTTACAAACATCATGGTGTTGATGTTTACCGTACTATTGGTGCGCTGTTTTCTGATATCAAGGGAAAGTTGACTGGCCATTCGACTGGTCTGCAAGGCGGATCAACCTTGACTCAGCAATTGGTCAAGCTATCTGTTTTTTCAACTAAAGCTTCTGACCAAACACTGAA is part of the Oenococcus sicerae genome and encodes:
- the recU gene encoding Holliday junction resolvase RecU encodes the protein MVNYPSGVQPSRAAGSKKNKNVRYGKRGMGLEEMINEANSYYLVNHLAVIHKKPTPITVVHVDYPDRSMAKITEAYYVQPSTTDYNGVVNGRYIDFDAKETKNKTNMPLKNFHQHQITHLKNVLENGGIGFFILAFTNLAEYYLFPAALLIDIWDKSQLGGEKSVPYNLVSKQGIQINSKMIPSLDYLPALKSFFKI